The genomic stretch CCAACACGGCGAAGAAGGCGGTCGAGGTCATCGTCGGCCAGAAGCTCGACCGGATCTTCACCTCGATCTTCACGCAAGGCCAGGTTCCCGAGCAGGCGAGGGCGGTGGCTCTTATTTCCGATGCCTCGAAGGCTTGCGTGCTCGCGCTCGATCCGTCCGCTTCGCAGGCCGCGCTGTTTTCGGGCAACACCAGCGTGAAGCTCATTGGCTGCTCGGTCATGGCCAATTCGATCGCCTCGGATGCTATCAAGCTTCAGGGCTCGGCAGGCCTCCAGGTTGATTGCCTGATATCAGGGGGCGGTGTTTCTCTCAGCAATCCCGTCACGACCGTTTGCGCGGCCCCGATCACGCAGGCGCTGCCCGCCGCCGATCCATTTGCAGACGTCCAGGCACCGGCGGCGTCGAACCCCTGCCAGAACGCCAACAAGTCGCCGCTGAAACCCGGCACCTACTGCAATGGGCTCAGCCTTAGCGGCACAGTCACGATGCAGCCTGGCGTCTATGTCATCCAGAGCGGCGATTTCAAAGTCAATGCGAACGCCAATGTCACTGGAGACGGCGTCACTATTTATCTCGCCGGTGCTTCGCGCGTCTCGATGAACGGCAACGCCACCGTCTCTTTGAGCGCGCCGACGTCCGGCACCTATTCCGGCGTGCTGATGTATGGAGACAGGACCAGCACTGGTGGACAGAGCACCTTCAACGGCACGGCGGATTCGCTGCTGACGGGGGCGCTCTATTTCCCCAGGCAGCAGGTCAACTATCTCGGCAATTTCTCCGGTGTAAACGGGTGCACCCAGGTCGTCGCGAATTTGATCCAATGGTCCGGCAACTCAACCATCAATCAGGATTGCACGAGCCTTGGGATGCGCAACATTCCGGCCGCGCAGTCCGTCGAACTGGTCGAGTAACCTTTCGTGGAACGCCCATCGATGCCGATCCTGAACGATGATGCAGGCGTTGCCGCGGTCGAGTTTGCGTTGGTCTTGCCTTTCCTGTGTGTGGCGCTGCTCGGCATCGTCGACGGTTGGTCCTATATGACGAACTCGCTGTCGATGCGGGCCGGAGTCAAGACCGCCGCGAACCTGGTCATGGAAGGATCGACCAGCGATACGGCGACTCAGGCGGTTGCCATGTCGAGCTGGGAGAAGCGGCCGGCGGATGGCCAGGTCACGTTAAGCCGGATCTACATGTGCGGGGCGACCGTGGTCGACGCTTCCACCCTGTGCAGTGGGCCGAAGGTGCCATCGGTCTTTGTCCAGATCCAGGCATCCGCGACCTGGACACCGCCCTTCACCTTCGGTGTCTTTTCTGCCCCCAGCATCATCGGCCATCTGGAGGTGATCCGTGTCCGCTAGGTCTGGGGCAAGCGCCTTCAGGCGGGAT from Mesorhizobium sp. NZP2077 encodes the following:
- a CDS encoding pilus assembly protein TadG-related protein, which gives rise to MAFNCFTLIRVMATGIRRSTRANVATIFALSLPIVVGAAGFGVETSYWYYNSLKLQATADAAAYAGALEKISGSDTPTIVAAATQSAATNGLGSGTIVVNTPPASGPNTAKKAVEVIVGQKLDRIFTSIFTQGQVPEQARAVALISDASKACVLALDPSASQAALFSGNTSVKLIGCSVMANSIASDAIKLQGSAGLQVDCLISGGGVSLSNPVTTVCAAPITQALPAADPFADVQAPAASNPCQNANKSPLKPGTYCNGLSLSGTVTMQPGVYVIQSGDFKVNANANVTGDGVTIYLAGASRVSMNGNATVSLSAPTSGTYSGVLMYGDRTSTGGQSTFNGTADSLLTGALYFPRQQVNYLGNFSGVNGCTQVVANLIQWSGNSTINQDCTSLGMRNIPAAQSVELVE
- a CDS encoding TadE/TadG family type IV pilus assembly protein, whose product is MPILNDDAGVAAVEFALVLPFLCVALLGIVDGWSYMTNSLSMRAGVKTAANLVMEGSTSDTATQAVAMSSWEKRPADGQVTLSRIYMCGATVVDASTLCSGPKVPSVFVQIQASATWTPPFTFGVFSAPSIIGHLEVIRVR